In Raphanus sativus cultivar WK10039 chromosome 5, ASM80110v3, whole genome shotgun sequence, the following proteins share a genomic window:
- the LOC108858389 gene encoding uncharacterized protein LOC108858389 produces the protein MDRDLWKAMQNLNIGSNLQPLRLSRDTQRRNATANRLSLVVRGLNPAHQNLTGMRNTLPKAWRLHDRVRGQINDDGTIQFFFTEEHNLLSVIDRGPWSFKDWMVIMDPWYRRGNPNFLTTISFWVQIYNIPNEYRNQEVVEEIGRELGHLEGLRIVEPTRDNLSEVWVRIRFDAYQPLTFTRYIHFEEGRDQVLLRFEYERLKKFCVTCGRLTHERMECGHVLPQPQQLIEQNEEEQLGQQINPQQQDQEQALAEGEQLMVEKEEAESPIEQVDHDEEENLDQIHIAEYMQDVTQLLLNQGTPVSIPGISCPTTTFEIGSTSGADRGSKRKFEDIIYEDSYPARRQRIEETNDEDGLVVAIRPPPEP, from the coding sequence ATGGACAGAGATCTCTGGAAAGCAATGCAAAATTTAAACATTGGGTCAAATCTTCAACCTCTTCGTCTCTCGCGAGATACCCAGCGAAGAAACGCAACAGCGAATCGACTCAGTCTGGTGGTTAGAGGACTAAACCCGGCGCATCAAAACCTCACTGGAATGCGCAACACACTTCCGAAAGCTTGGAGACTTCATGATCGTGTACGAGGCCAAATAAACGATGACGGTACAATCCAGTTCTTCTTTACAGAGGAGCACAATCTCTTATCTGTAATAGATAGAGGTCCTTGGTCCTTTAAAGACTGGATGGTTATTATGGATCCTTGGTATAGAAGAGGAAACCCAAACTTCCTTACCACAATATCTTTCTGGGTTCAAATCTACAACATTCCAAATGAATATCGAAACCAAGAAGTAGTTGAAGAAataggaagagagttgggacATCTGGAAGGTCTTAGAATAGTGGAGCCTACAAGGGATAACTTATCAGAAGTTTGGGTTAGAATAAGATTCGATGCTTACCAGCCGCTTACCTTCACTAGATACATCCACTTTGAAGAAGGAAGGGATCAAGTACTGCTCCGTTTTGAATACGAAAGGTTAAAGAAGTTCTGCGTGACTTGTGGACGACTAACACATGAAAGAATGGAATGTGGTCATGTTCTGCCTCAGCCTCAACAACTCATTGAGCAGAATGAAGAAGAACAATTAGGCCAGCAAATAAATCCGCAACAACAGGATCAAGAGCAAGCCTTAGCTGAAGGTGAGCAACTAATGGTTGAAAAAGAGGAGGCAGAAAGCCCAATAGAACAAGTTGATCATGACGAAGAGGAAAACTTGGATCAAATCCATATAGCTGAGTATATGCAGGATGTTACCCAACTTCTTCTCAACCAAGGAACTCCAGTATCTATCCCAGGCATCTCTTGCCCTACCACAACCTTCGAGATAGGCTCAACCTCCGGTGCAGACAGAGGATCAAAAAGAAAGTTCGAAGACATCATCTATGAAGATTCTTACCCAGCTAGAAGACAAAGAATTGAAGAGACTAACGATGAGGATGGCTTGGTGGTCGCCATAAGACCACCACCGGAGCCATGA